One Streptomyces sp. R28 DNA window includes the following coding sequences:
- a CDS encoding serine/threonine-protein kinase has protein sequence MDGTILVDRYRLVRPLGEGGMGQVWEAHDQRLGRSVAVKLISALAGEGSRGGEARARFLQEAQFTAALQHDNIVTVHDLGEATTANGTTPFLVMELLRGRGLDVILGGGPVDLADAARWGLQMCAALGEAHDSGILHRDIKPANIIVTATGAVKVVDFGIAKAADPAMTRALTQTGFIVGTPQYMAPEQAQDGPEKRSDLYALGCVLFEMITGCLPFKASSPAGYLVAHLRDIPPAPSSVAAGIPAAWDKVVLRLLEKDPKRRYATAADLAERLRELVVDPGPGGPGGGTQPFLPEPHDGGAPSSTPQTATAAIALALLCLPGLLFMIFKIPEFIRMPGSPAGVLWANLVVGVLVMAMLVTGAWLLSQRKMAGRRMIAITGALGALQGMSASAQALLTGMQLTMDSPDAILFFFVAPLTAVVAVAATVMAMLPSTSQWCLRRSQE, from the coding sequence ACTGGGACGCTCAGTTGCGGTCAAGCTGATCTCAGCACTCGCTGGCGAGGGCAGCCGGGGCGGCGAGGCCCGCGCTCGGTTCTTGCAAGAAGCGCAGTTCACTGCGGCCCTTCAGCACGACAACATCGTCACTGTCCACGACCTTGGCGAGGCCACGACAGCGAACGGCACCACGCCGTTCCTTGTGATGGAGCTGCTGCGTGGCCGGGGACTGGACGTGATCCTTGGCGGCGGCCCCGTCGATCTTGCCGACGCCGCCCGCTGGGGGCTTCAGATGTGCGCTGCGCTCGGCGAGGCGCACGACTCGGGGATCCTGCACCGTGACATCAAGCCCGCCAACATCATCGTCACCGCCACAGGAGCAGTGAAGGTGGTCGACTTCGGTATCGCGAAGGCAGCCGACCCCGCCATGACAAGAGCGCTGACGCAGACGGGGTTCATCGTGGGCACCCCGCAGTACATGGCGCCCGAGCAGGCCCAGGACGGCCCGGAAAAGCGCAGCGACCTGTACGCGCTCGGCTGCGTACTGTTCGAGATGATCACCGGGTGCTTGCCCTTCAAGGCTTCCAGCCCGGCGGGCTACCTCGTTGCCCACCTGAGGGACATTCCTCCCGCCCCCAGCTCTGTTGCGGCCGGCATTCCGGCTGCCTGGGACAAGGTGGTTCTTAGGCTTCTGGAGAAGGACCCTAAGCGCCGGTACGCGACGGCAGCGGATCTTGCTGAGCGGCTGCGTGAGCTCGTTGTCGATCCAGGCCCAGGGGGGCCCGGCGGTGGAACGCAGCCATTCCTCCCCGAACCACATGACGGTGGCGCACCGTCATCCACACCCCAGACGGCGACCGCAGCGATAGCCCTGGCGTTGTTGTGCCTTCCAGGGCTTCTGTTCATGATCTTCAAAATCCCCGAATTCATCCGCATGCCCGGTTCGCCGGCTGGGGTGCTGTGGGCGAATCTGGTGGTGGGCGTACTGGTGATGGCCATGCTTGTCACGGGTGCGTGGCTACTGTCTCAGCGCAAAATGGCCGGACGCCGGATGATCGCGATAACCGGCGCCCTGGGGGCCCTGCAGGGTATGAGTGCAAGCGCACAAGCCCTACTGACGGGCATGCAACTGACGATGGACTCGCCCGACGCAATTCTCTTCTTCTTTGTCGCCCCACTGACGGCCGTTGTGGCGGTTGCCGCAACGGTCATGGCCATGCTTCCGTCCACCAGCCAGTGGTGCCTTCGCCGAAGCCAGGAGTGA